A window of Ipomoea triloba cultivar NCNSP0323 chromosome 2, ASM357664v1 contains these coding sequences:
- the LOC116010391 gene encoding photosynthetic NDH subunit of lumenal location 3, chloroplastic, with protein sequence MAAIPNLNLILEALSLNPKLHGATASRKRAAAIHFADKKAPEIQENQPEVTKRRLAVGLASIAVFGSSGIGKSLAEDNGFWLTGPLPIPTVTSDITNKETGTRSFVKNQMYIANIGTKGSMYRLNKCAFDLMALGDLIGSDAWSYVLRYLRIKATFMYFDFDKVISTAEPNEKQPLTDLANRLFDNIEQLEDAVKRRNLSLTESRYEGTLVLLQEVMSKWPKILNTSFEVKSMK encoded by the exons ATGGCTGCCATACCAAATCTCAACCTCATACTGGAGGCTCTATCCCTCAATCCCAAGCTTCACGGCGCCACGGCAAGCCGTAAGAGGGCGGCGGCGATCCACTTTGCCGATAAGAAGGCGCCGGAGATTCAAGAAAATCAACCAGAAGTCACCAAAAGAAGATTAGCAGTAGGGCTTGCTTCAATCGCAGTTTTCGGAAGCTCGGGCATAGGGAAGTCTCTTGCCGAGGATAATGGCTTTTGGCTCACCGGCCCTTTACCAATCCCTACAGTCACAAGCG ATATCACGAATAAAGAGACTGGCACTCGTTCATTTGTTAAGAATCAGATGTACATTGCGAACATTGGAACGAAAGGGAGCATGTACAGGCTAAACAAGTGTGCGTTTGATCTTATGGCGCTGGGGGATCTCATAGGCTCCGATGCTTGGAGCTATGTTCTCAGATATCTGCGCATCAAGGCCACCTTCATGTACTTCGATTTCGACAAGGTAATCTCCACCGCTGAACCAAATGAAAAGCAGCCCCTCACAGACCTTGCCAACAGATTATTTGACAACATTGAACAG CTTGAGGATGCTGTGAAGAGGAGGAACCTGTCTCTAACCGAATCGCGGTATGAAGGCACTCTAGTTCTTCTCCAGGAGGTGATGAGTAAATGGCCTAAGATCCTCAACACTAGTTTTGAAGTCAAATCTATGAAGTAA
- the LOC116010445 gene encoding transcription factor ILR3-like yields MVSPENTNWLYDYGVEDITAPDANFSGLATGFSWPVQPLNGSSTVSPELDGSFGDSDGTKDAGSKKRPRAESCTATSSKACREKLRRDKLNDKFMELGALLEPGRPPKTDKSAILIDAVRVVTQLRDEAQKLKDSNSNLQEKIKELKTEKNELRDEKQRLKAEKDKLEQQLKTMNTQPALLSPAMPAAAFAAQGHTPGTKVVPVISYPGVAMWQFLPPAAVDTSQDHVLRPPVA; encoded by the exons ATGGTGTCGCCGGAGAATACCAATTGGCTCTACGATTACGGGGTCGAAGATATCACTGCTCCTGATGCAAATTTCTCGGGTTTGGCTACCGGGTTCAGCTGGCCTGTGCAGCCCTTGAATGGTTCATCCACTGTCAG TCCTGAACTTGATGGATCATTTGGGGATTCTGATGGCACAAAGGATGCTGGCTCCAAAAAACG ACCAAGAGCTGAATCATGCACCGCAACAAGTTCCAAAGCATGCAGGGAGAAGCTGCGAAGGGATAAGCTAAATGACAA GTTCATGGAATTGGGTGCACTCCTTGAGCCAGGCAGGCCCCCTAAAACAGACAAATCTGCTATCCTAATTGATGCTGTACGTGTGGTAACACAGCTCCGTGATGAAGCTCAGAAGCTGAAAGACTCAAATTCGAATCTGCAGGAGAAAATAAAAGAGTTGAAG ACCGAGAAAAATGAACTTCGAGATGAGAAACAGAGGCTTAAGGCTGAGAAAGATAAGCTAGAGCAACAACTGAAGACCATGAACACGCAACCTGCTCTCCTGTCTCCTGCCATGCCGGCAGCTGCATTTGCTGCTCAAGGCCACACCCCGGGAACTAAGGTGGTGCCGGTGATTAGCTACCCCGGAGTAGCCATGTGGCAGTTCTTGCCGCCTGCTGCTGTTGACACCTCACAGGACCATGTACTCCGACCTCCAGTGGCTTAA
- the LOC116010444 gene encoding uncharacterized protein LOC116010444 isoform X1 produces the protein MASNLVKFHSQFIRTSKPNVHFKLTQIQYPSFFSPPLHHLHCDNLSTISLTKSRFPQCALSSPTPPTTKEEAISQAKTSLSTTLEKPLNNAKLAGRLKKLKQPRFRVEIPVIDDSPSSLSQLAIDVFADMPIKRKGSKIKILILWPDKTLAAAAKAFETRSSSTIVENLDVLSVTNGDNTRILNLNSSDVVVFLAPEVSQLEAMKNITDNLYPKPVVIFNPKWGFEEEGSFGELSGFVGSFEVVYSFMGLEVRGVLNRRKGVVFKCVRDGVLSGERWNVLVEEEGELKLVSTFKSRPSFTEVENVLYNLMAMNSPLTKSAKFLKGLMSNVTVKEDQLTKRKSGGSFLLIYSYQELLPLLSKMIPWILLLYES, from the exons ATGGCTTCCAATCTTGTAAAATTCCACTCTCAATTCATCAGAACTTCAAAGCCCAATGTCCATTTCAAGCTGACACAAATTCAGTATCCATCTTTCTTCTCCCCTCCACTCCATCATCTTCACTGTGATAACCTTTCTACTATTTCCTTAACCAAATCAAGATTCCCCCAGTGTGCTCTCTCCTCCCCCACCCCACCTACCACCAAAGAAGAAGCTATTTCCCAGGCAAAGACCTCTCTTTCCACCACTTTAGAGAAGCCCCTCAACAATGCCAAACTCGCCGGCCGGCTCAAGAAGCTAAAGCAACCCAGATTCCGGGTCGAGATTCCGGTGATCGATGACTCGCCCTCTTCTCTCTCTCAGCTCGCGATTGATGTCTTTGCAGACATGCCCATCAAAAGGAAAGGCTCTAAAATCAAGATTCTTATTCTCTGGCCGGATAAAACCTTGGCTGCGGCTGCTAAAGCCTTTGAAACTCGTTCTTCGAGCACCATAGTTGAAAACCTAGACGTTTTGTCGGTAACTAACGGGGACAATACCAggattttgaatttaaattctTCCGATGTGGTTGTGTTTTTGGCTCCAGAGGTTTCACAGCTTGAAGCTATGAAGAATATCACTGATAATTTGTACCCTAAGCCCGTGGTGATTTTCAACCCCAAATGGGGGTTCGAAGAAGAGGGCAGCTTTGGGGAATTGAGTGGATTTGTGGGTTCATTTGAAGTAGTGTACTCATTCATGGGATTGGAGGTTAGAGGGGTTCTGAACAGGAGAAAAGGTGTGGTTTTTAAGTGTGTGAGAGATGGGGTTTTGAGCGGCGAGAGATGGAACGTGTTGGTTGAAGAAGAGGGAGAGTTGAAGCTAGTCTCCACTTTCAAATCAAGGCCATCCTTCACTGAAGTTGAGAATGTTCTGTACAACTTGATGGCCATGAATTCTCCACTCACAAAGTCTGCAAAGTTCTTGAAGGGCTTGATGTCAAATGTGACTG TGAAGGAAGACCAGTTGACAAAACGTAAGTCCGGGGGCAGCTTTCTTCTCATATACTCATATCAGGAGCTGTTGCCCCTGCTTTCAAAAATGATTCCCTGGATTCTTCTCCTCTATGAAAGCTGA
- the LOC116010444 gene encoding uncharacterized protein LOC116010444 isoform X2, with amino-acid sequence MASNLVKFHSQFIRTSKPNVHFKLTQIQYPSFFSPPLHHLHCDNLSTISLTKSRFPQCALSSPTPPTTKEEAISQAKTSLSTTLEKPLNNAKLAGRLKKLKQPRFRVEIPVIDDSPSSLSQLAIDVFADMPIKRKGSKIKILILWPDKTLAAAAKAFETRSSSTIVENLDVLSVTNGDNTRILNLNSSDVVVFLAPEVSQLEAMKNITDNLYPKPVVIFNPKWGFEEEGSFGELSGFVGSFEVVYSFMGLEVRGVLNRRKGVVFKCVRDGVLSGERWNVLVEEEGELKLVSTFKSRPSFTEVENVLYNLMAMNSPLTKSAKFLKGLMSNVTGLHCSIHLSIHVNVP; translated from the exons ATGGCTTCCAATCTTGTAAAATTCCACTCTCAATTCATCAGAACTTCAAAGCCCAATGTCCATTTCAAGCTGACACAAATTCAGTATCCATCTTTCTTCTCCCCTCCACTCCATCATCTTCACTGTGATAACCTTTCTACTATTTCCTTAACCAAATCAAGATTCCCCCAGTGTGCTCTCTCCTCCCCCACCCCACCTACCACCAAAGAAGAAGCTATTTCCCAGGCAAAGACCTCTCTTTCCACCACTTTAGAGAAGCCCCTCAACAATGCCAAACTCGCCGGCCGGCTCAAGAAGCTAAAGCAACCCAGATTCCGGGTCGAGATTCCGGTGATCGATGACTCGCCCTCTTCTCTCTCTCAGCTCGCGATTGATGTCTTTGCAGACATGCCCATCAAAAGGAAAGGCTCTAAAATCAAGATTCTTATTCTCTGGCCGGATAAAACCTTGGCTGCGGCTGCTAAAGCCTTTGAAACTCGTTCTTCGAGCACCATAGTTGAAAACCTAGACGTTTTGTCGGTAACTAACGGGGACAATACCAggattttgaatttaaattctTCCGATGTGGTTGTGTTTTTGGCTCCAGAGGTTTCACAGCTTGAAGCTATGAAGAATATCACTGATAATTTGTACCCTAAGCCCGTGGTGATTTTCAACCCCAAATGGGGGTTCGAAGAAGAGGGCAGCTTTGGGGAATTGAGTGGATTTGTGGGTTCATTTGAAGTAGTGTACTCATTCATGGGATTGGAGGTTAGAGGGGTTCTGAACAGGAGAAAAGGTGTGGTTTTTAAGTGTGTGAGAGATGGGGTTTTGAGCGGCGAGAGATGGAACGTGTTGGTTGAAGAAGAGGGAGAGTTGAAGCTAGTCTCCACTTTCAAATCAAGGCCATCCTTCACTGAAGTTGAGAATGTTCTGTACAACTTGATGGCCATGAATTCTCCACTCACAAAGTCTGCAAAGTTCTTGAAGGGCTTGATGTCAAATGTGACTG GTTTGCACTGCTCCATTCACCTTTCCATTCATGTCAATGTCCCATAG
- the LOC116010444 gene encoding uncharacterized protein LOC116010444 isoform X3 — protein sequence MASNLVKFHSQFIRTSKPNVHFKLTQIQYPSFFSPPLHHLHCDNLSTISLTKSRFPQCALSSPTPPTTKEEAISQAKTSLSTTLEKPLNNAKLAGRLKKLKQPRFRVEIPVIDDSPSSLSQLAIDVFADMPIKRKGSKIKILILWPDKTLAAAAKAFETRSSSTIVENLDVLSVTNGDNTRILNLNSSDVVVFLAPEVSQLEAMKNITDNLYPKPVVIFNPKWGFEEEGSFGELSGFVGSFEVVYSFMGLEVRGVLNRRKGVVFKCVRDGVLSGERWNVLVEEEGELKLVSTFKSRPSFTEVENVLYNLMAMNSPLTKSAKFLKGLMSNVTGVKGCKENHACIWE from the coding sequence ATGGCTTCCAATCTTGTAAAATTCCACTCTCAATTCATCAGAACTTCAAAGCCCAATGTCCATTTCAAGCTGACACAAATTCAGTATCCATCTTTCTTCTCCCCTCCACTCCATCATCTTCACTGTGATAACCTTTCTACTATTTCCTTAACCAAATCAAGATTCCCCCAGTGTGCTCTCTCCTCCCCCACCCCACCTACCACCAAAGAAGAAGCTATTTCCCAGGCAAAGACCTCTCTTTCCACCACTTTAGAGAAGCCCCTCAACAATGCCAAACTCGCCGGCCGGCTCAAGAAGCTAAAGCAACCCAGATTCCGGGTCGAGATTCCGGTGATCGATGACTCGCCCTCTTCTCTCTCTCAGCTCGCGATTGATGTCTTTGCAGACATGCCCATCAAAAGGAAAGGCTCTAAAATCAAGATTCTTATTCTCTGGCCGGATAAAACCTTGGCTGCGGCTGCTAAAGCCTTTGAAACTCGTTCTTCGAGCACCATAGTTGAAAACCTAGACGTTTTGTCGGTAACTAACGGGGACAATACCAggattttgaatttaaattctTCCGATGTGGTTGTGTTTTTGGCTCCAGAGGTTTCACAGCTTGAAGCTATGAAGAATATCACTGATAATTTGTACCCTAAGCCCGTGGTGATTTTCAACCCCAAATGGGGGTTCGAAGAAGAGGGCAGCTTTGGGGAATTGAGTGGATTTGTGGGTTCATTTGAAGTAGTGTACTCATTCATGGGATTGGAGGTTAGAGGGGTTCTGAACAGGAGAAAAGGTGTGGTTTTTAAGTGTGTGAGAGATGGGGTTTTGAGCGGCGAGAGATGGAACGTGTTGGTTGAAGAAGAGGGAGAGTTGAAGCTAGTCTCCACTTTCAAATCAAGGCCATCCTTCACTGAAGTTGAGAATGTTCTGTACAACTTGATGGCCATGAATTCTCCACTCACAAAGTCTGCAAAGTTCTTGAAGGGCTTGATGTCAAATGTGACTG